The Lactobacillus sp. CBA3605 genome contains a region encoding:
- the leuS gene encoding leucine--tRNA ligase, with the protein MAYNHQIIERKWQHYWKANKTFKTLDTTDKKKYYALDMFPYPSGQGLHVGHPEGYTATDIMSRLKRMQGYNVLHPMGWDAFGLPAEQYALKTGHNPKDFTAQNIKNFKRQIRSLGFSYDWDREVNTTDPTFYKWTQWIFEQLYKRGLAYESETLVNWAPDMMGGTVVSNEEVIDGKTERGGYDVYRVPMKQWSLKITAYADRLIDDLDDIDWPENIKEQQRNWIGRSIGAAIKFKVADHDDQVIEVFSTRPDTLYGASYMVLAPEHALVESLTTPAQADAIKAYKAKIATKSDLERTDLNKDKTGVFTGSYGINPVNGEKLPIWIADYVLASYGTGAIMAVPAHDDRDFEFAQKFDLPIKPVIAGENDYTSQSYTGDGVHINSGLVDGLEKQPAIDKMIDWLAAHDCGEKKVNYRLRDWIFSRQRYWGEPIPVIHWEDGETTLVPEDELPLRLPATKNLEPSGTGESPLANIDDWVNVVDENGRKGKRETNTMPQWAGSSWYFLRYIDPHNPDALADYDKLKYWSPVDLYVGGAEHAVLHLLYARFWHKFLYDLGVVPNKEPFQKLVNQGMILGDNHEKMSKSRGNVVNPDDIVDQYGADTLRLYEMFMGPLEASIPWSTDGLHGANKWIERVWRLIVDENNRVRDRVTTFNDGKLTKVYNETVKKVTADYEAMRFNIAISQMMVFVNEAYKVDDLPIVYIEGLVKLIAPIMPHLAEELWSLLGHEKTITYAMWPTYDESKLVEATVQIVLQVNGKVRSHAEVSKDLGQAELEKLALADAKVQEFTAGKTIRKVIAIPGKLVNIVAN; encoded by the coding sequence ATGGCATATAATCATCAAATTATTGAACGCAAGTGGCAACATTATTGGAAAGCTAACAAAACGTTCAAGACGTTAGATACAACGGATAAAAAGAAATATTACGCTTTGGATATGTTCCCATATCCATCTGGTCAAGGGTTGCATGTCGGTCATCCAGAAGGATATACTGCGACGGATATCATGTCACGGTTGAAACGGATGCAAGGCTACAACGTATTACATCCAATGGGGTGGGATGCGTTTGGACTACCAGCCGAACAGTACGCCTTAAAAACGGGTCACAACCCGAAGGACTTTACAGCGCAAAATATTAAAAACTTTAAACGTCAGATTCGGTCATTGGGATTTTCCTATGATTGGGATCGCGAAGTTAATACGACGGACCCGACGTTCTACAAATGGACCCAATGGATTTTTGAACAATTATACAAACGAGGCTTAGCCTATGAATCTGAAACGCTCGTTAACTGGGCGCCAGATATGATGGGCGGGACTGTAGTCTCAAATGAAGAAGTCATTGATGGCAAGACTGAACGTGGTGGCTACGACGTTTATCGGGTGCCAATGAAACAATGGAGCTTAAAGATTACAGCGTATGCTGATCGGTTGATTGATGATTTAGATGATATTGATTGGCCTGAAAATATTAAAGAACAACAACGGAATTGGATTGGCCGTTCGATCGGGGCTGCGATTAAGTTTAAAGTTGCGGACCATGACGATCAGGTCATCGAAGTCTTCTCAACTCGGCCAGATACGTTATACGGTGCTAGTTACATGGTATTAGCACCAGAACATGCCCTCGTTGAAAGCCTAACCACGCCGGCTCAGGCTGATGCGATTAAAGCTTATAAGGCTAAGATTGCGACCAAGTCTGATTTGGAACGAACTGATCTAAACAAAGATAAGACCGGGGTCTTTACTGGGAGTTACGGCATTAACCCAGTTAACGGCGAAAAACTCCCCATCTGGATTGCTGATTACGTTTTAGCTTCTTATGGGACTGGGGCCATTATGGCTGTACCAGCGCATGATGATCGTGATTTTGAGTTCGCCCAGAAGTTCGACTTACCAATCAAACCTGTTATTGCTGGTGAGAATGACTATACTAGCCAGTCTTACACGGGCGATGGCGTTCATATCAATTCTGGTCTCGTGGATGGTCTCGAAAAGCAACCAGCGATTGATAAAATGATCGACTGGTTAGCTGCCCATGACTGTGGTGAAAAGAAAGTCAATTATCGGTTACGAGATTGGATCTTCTCACGGCAACGGTATTGGGGTGAACCAATTCCTGTAATTCATTGGGAAGATGGCGAAACCACATTAGTGCCAGAAGATGAATTGCCATTACGCTTACCAGCAACTAAGAACTTGGAACCTTCCGGAACCGGAGAAAGTCCATTAGCTAACATTGACGATTGGGTTAATGTGGTCGATGAAAATGGCCGTAAAGGGAAGCGTGAAACGAACACGATGCCACAATGGGCAGGGAGTTCGTGGTACTTCTTACGTTACATTGATCCGCACAATCCAGATGCTTTAGCCGATTATGACAAGCTCAAGTATTGGTCACCCGTCGACTTGTATGTTGGGGGTGCTGAACATGCGGTGCTCCATTTATTGTATGCACGATTCTGGCACAAGTTCCTATATGATTTGGGCGTGGTTCCAAACAAAGAACCATTCCAAAAGCTCGTTAACCAAGGCATGATTTTAGGCGATAACCATGAAAAGATGTCTAAGTCACGTGGTAACGTTGTTAATCCAGATGATATTGTGGACCAATATGGGGCCGATACGTTACGCCTCTATGAGATGTTTATGGGACCATTGGAAGCATCGATTCCATGGAGCACGGATGGCTTACATGGTGCTAATAAGTGGATTGAACGGGTTTGGCGATTAATTGTGGATGAAAATAATCGCGTCCGTGATCGGGTAACGACTTTTAACGACGGTAAGTTAACGAAAGTCTATAACGAAACGGTTAAAAAGGTTACGGCCGACTATGAAGCGATGCGGTTTAATATTGCTATTTCACAAATGATGGTCTTTGTTAACGAAGCTTACAAAGTGGATGATTTACCAATCGTTTACATTGAAGGGCTTGTGAAGTTAATTGCGCCAATTATGCCGCATTTGGCTGAAGAACTCTGGTCATTGTTAGGTCACGAAAAGACGATTACGTATGCGATGTGGCCAACTTATGATGAATCTAAGCTAGTCGAAGCAACGGTGCAAATTGTCTTGCAAGTTAATGGTAAAGTCCGTTCACATGCGGAAGTTAGCAAAGATCTTGGTCAAGCTGAACTTGAAAAATTAGCTTTAGCGGATGCCAAGGTGCAAGAATTTACGGCAGGTAAA
- a CDS encoding phosphatase PAP2 family protein: MAKLHWQRRDGAMLVVFLLWLGWTWAVWRQASFIKTFDTHIAWPLHQSPAWLQNGLVAYTQLGNSVQVTFITVAIGLLLVWCHQQRATLFFWINTWGLAAYGNYFIKQLIQRPRPTAWRLIEIGGYSYPSGHSTTATVLVGSLLVIAYDQLQNRSLKRGLLVGGCVLILLMMISRIVVGVHYPSDTVGGVLLGSCLLYLSTRLSQGQRIGPLTPKNVP, encoded by the coding sequence ATGGCTAAACTTCATTGGCAACGACGTGATGGGGCAATGTTAGTCGTGTTTTTACTATGGCTCGGCTGGACCTGGGCCGTTTGGCGTCAAGCCTCGTTTATTAAAACTTTTGATACGCACATCGCATGGCCGCTACATCAAAGTCCGGCTTGGTTACAAAACGGACTAGTTGCCTATACACAGTTGGGAAATTCAGTGCAAGTGACCTTCATCACCGTAGCAATCGGCTTGCTATTAGTTTGGTGTCATCAGCAACGGGCCACACTATTTTTTTGGATTAATACTTGGGGCTTAGCTGCTTATGGCAATTATTTTATCAAACAACTGATTCAACGTCCCCGGCCAACTGCATGGCGGCTCATTGAGATTGGGGGCTATAGTTATCCCAGCGGCCACTCCACAACAGCGACCGTATTAGTCGGTAGTTTGTTAGTTATCGCCTATGATCAACTGCAGAACCGCTCGTTAAAACGCGGCCTGTTAGTCGGCGGTTGCGTCCTGATTTTACTAATGATGATCAGTCGCATCGTCGTCGGCGTCCATTACCCTAGCGATACTGTGGGAGGCGTCTTACTTGGGAGCTGTCTCTTATATTTGAGTACCCGCTTGAGTCAAGGACAACGTATTGGCCCCTTAACCCCGAAAAATGTGCCATAA